The nucleotide window tcgtgcacgcgcatgaccgcgtatcgatacatatcgattaatcttcccatccctagaggagagtttactcgcacgtgacttgttttagctctatTGGTCCGATTATAAACTTTgtagtgtgaaagcgaaccactccaagagcaaagagcaacaatgtaacaattgtaatctctgtttcggaacaactgaatcgatttacAGGTGTGAATGCACCcttaaacagtaaaaaaacacttaataCCCTGAGCTTTATACCTTTTAACCCACCCATGTAGTGCCATCTccggtaaaaaaaataattaaaaaaacaaatgctctAATGATGTTTCTAAAAATACACTACAAAGGAACTGGACATgggatttttgttgtttttgcactGGCTTTAAAATTTGAATTTGACAGTGAAACAATACAGACCATAGGAGGAACTTGGAAACATATTTACATGAACAGACAACATTTCTTTATACTGCTCAACACAAAGAGGTATTGTATTAGTTAAGAAGTCTATCTTGTCAGTTGAGGATCACTCATTATCAGCTCATATCAGGTAAGATGTACTTTTCTGTTCATAATGATCTTTGTAAAATGTTATACGCTTCAGCAGGTGTTTTTCTGTGTTCATGTGTTGATGTGTGATCGTTTTTAAGTAACAAATGGTAAAGCCAATGCAAAGAGGAAAGGTCATGTggagttttaaagtttttttctgtaacaaaacaaaaacaagaactgAAAAAAGCAGGAAACTAGAATACGTAAACAATAAACTGTTAACATTGGCATTCAAAGATCAACAAACTCAGACTAAATTACAAGAGGGCTAACcagaaaaatagaaaacaaaggGGTGAATACAGGGAACACAAAGGGGGCAGTGAGACAAGGCAAAGCCAGGTTGAACCCAGCAAAATAGAGCTAGCAGGGCAGGAAACCACTTCACTGGGGCTAAGGACAACCACTGTGGCACAGGCGGCACCAGATCTGAAGCGGAGCCATGGACTAAAACAGCCTCTGGAATGGAGTCACGAACTGAAAGAGCGCCAGAAGTCAGCAGTGGCAGACAGTATAGAAAGAGACTCTGGACCGGTGGCTGGGTTGGGGTTCTTCTAGGGAAGAGACTCTGGTCTGGTCGTCATCTCAAGAGGAGACCCTAGGCTGGTGACCATCTTGGGAAAAGACTTTGGGTTGGTGAACATCTTTGGAAGAGACCCTGCACTATCTTGGGGTTAATCTAGAGAAGAGATTCTGGGTGGGGGTTAATCTAGGGAAAAGCCTGTGGGTTATGGTTAATATAGGAAAGAGACTCTGGATTGGGGTTAATCTAAGGTAGACACTGTGGGTGAGGGGTAATCTAGGGAAGGCACACTGGGTTGGGTTTCATCTATAGAAAAGACTCTGGGTTGGGGTGCATCTAGGAAAGAGACTTTGGGTTGTCTGCTATATTGTAAAAAGACTCTTTGCTGGTGGTCATCCTGAGAAAAGACCCTGGGCTAGTGGGCATCTAATGAAAATACTTTGGTTTGGTGAACATCTTGAGAAGAACCTCTGGGATGTTGGCTATCTTAAGAAGGGACCCTGCGCTGGGGTTAATCTAGGAAAAGGTCTCTCTGTTGGGAAGATACTGGACTGGGTTTAATCTAGGGAAGAGTTTCTGGGTGGGGCTTACTCTAAGGAAGATGCTATGTTGGGGTTAATCTAGAGAAGAGTTTCTGGATGGGGGGGGGGTAAATCTAGGGAAGAGCCTGTTGGTCAGGGGTAATCTAGGGAAGAGTCTCTGGGTTAGGATTAATGTAGGGAAGGCACTCTGGGTTGGGGTGCATCTAGGGAAGAGACTTTGGGTTGACTGGTAACTTAGAAAAGACTCTTGAGGTCATAATAAGAATATTCCTGGACCAGTTAATCTAGATAAGAGTCTCTGGGTGGAACTCTAGGAAGGAGCCTGTGGATCAGGGGTTCATCTAGGGAAAAGACTCTGGTTTGGGGGTAATCCAGGTTAGGCACTCTGGGTCAGGGTTAGTCTAGGGTAGACAGTCTGAGTTAGGGTACATATAGGGATGAGACTGTGGATTAACTGTTATTGTCGAAAAAGACTCTTGGGTGGTGATCATCTTGAAGAGCCTCTGGGTTGGTGACAATCTTAGGGAAATACTTTGGGTTGGTGATCAGCTTGAGAAGGTCTTGGGAATAAACCCTGGGCTGAGGTTAGTCTAGAGATGAGACTCTGGGTTGTGGTTAACTTAGGGAAGACACTCTGTATTGGTGGTTATTTTTGAAAGAGACTCTGGGCTGGTGGTCATCTTGAGAAGAGACTCTAGGCTGGTGTCATCTTGAGGAGAGCCTCTGGGTTGGAGGCTATATGAGACTCTGGGCTGAGGTTAATCTAGAGATGAGACTGGGCTGGACTCTCTTAACTTAGGGAAGACAATCTGAGTTAGTGGTTATTTTTGAAAGAGACTCTGGGCTGGTGGTCATCTTGAGAAGAGCCCCTGGGTTAGAGACTGTCTTGGGAGGAGACTCTGGCCTGGAGTTATTCTAGGAAGGAAACTCTGCATTTGGGGTTAATCTAGGGATGAAACTCTGGATTGGGGTAATGTACAGAAGACAGTGTTGATGGTGataattttaagaaaaaactttAGGATCATTGTTATCTTTGGAAAAGACAGGGCTGGGGGCCATGTAAGGAAAAGACACTGGGTTGGCAATGATTATGGAAAAAGCCCCTGGGCTGGTGGTCATCTAGAGAAGAGAGACTGAGTTGGCTGCTATATTGGGAAGAGACAGGGCTAGTGGCCTTTTTGTTAGGTGTCTCTGGGTCGGTGGCCATGACAGTTGTTGACACAGGACCGGCAGCCACAACGGGTGTTAAATCTGTTGAATCTCTGAAATAGCTGACATTGCAGGAAAGCCAAAGGTCTAAATCAGGGAACTAGTGAGTGATGAGATGGCTTGGTCTGAGAATGCAGAAGCAATGGATTAGagaggtagttttttttttttttttttatctggactATGAGGGAATAGACATCAGTGAATGATGCAATCATGGTATATGACGCTTACAATGTTAGCTGAGCTAGAAAGATGCTAGACACCAATATTGAGGTTTGTCAccaaaatgtattcattaattttttttacatttatattttcacATATAAATGCTTAAACCTCCTACTGCGTGCAATTCTAACATGTTCATATATTCAGTGGAATATTCCATTCATGTTTAAAAcacagaataaacaaacaaagtcaCGCATCAGTGCCAATgctactttgtttttgttttgttttttctgaccTGTGAAGGAAACTTTTCCTAtcatctgtttttgtttgtttctttggataAAGAGAAATGCTGACAATGGCCTCCTCTCTTCATAAAAGTGAGTGTTTTTCTTGCCAAGTTTAGTAAAAGTTACTTCTTCACCAATTCACCCAACAAATCCCAGCCTTCAACACAGGCTTGTTTGAAACGGGCTATCGTCAGATGACTTTTAATAACACCTTTTGGTGAATTTGATATGCTTTTCAGGTTTTATAAGAACACTGGCTCTCGTCTCTGTTATTCTGCGTAAGTATACACGATGGTGGGGGATTGCACACTGGTCTACTTATCTAATCAAATATgcaaagtctttaaatgtcaataaTGTCAGAAAGACTAATATCAAAATGCAGCCTTTCATAATTTCAGAGTTCATATTCATATATGTTATATCATATGACCTTTATATGgctcagtgtttgtgtgtgcgattTGTAATTTGATTTATATGCATCTTTTTTCAGCTGGCACTAACATGAGCAACACCAGTACAACAGCCATTCCAGAGATGAGCTTAGCTGGTACGGTAGTCTGATGATTCTTGTGTGATTGTGTTTGACTAAATGTCAAATGTGGCGCTGCAGACTGGATTTGAACAGAAATCTCACTGGTctctaaactcagtcctggagggctggtttcctggagagtttagctccaacctaaatcaaacacacctgaactggctaatcaagctcttactagataaacTGAAAACcacctggcaggtgtgttgaagcaagttggagctaaactcagcaggacaccggccctccaggaccgagtttggacacccctggagcACTGCAATTTTTTGACCCCAAGCACGCTTATGTCATTGATGATGCCACTGTCCAGTTAAAAGACTGATCATAGGGGAAGCGCTCTTGCTCagtacagtggagattgctttagttatatcgttggGTATTATTTTGAGTTGTATGGGACGAGATGACACAGTCAACtttttcgctgaacagatccaccacttttgacgctcgaaaaaaattcatgaaagtaattgtgctgcaggtattaggaggtttgctgagggTGGCAGCTGGGGGTTTGTATcgttaataaactatgacagtttgtgttcattgaaatgGAAGAacgattaataaatccatatgaaactgtCCCTTAAATGTTGCATCTTCAGTTTTGGGTTCAGTCACGCTTTGCACTCACAAGCGTACCACCCTAAAGCCCAACCAAAccatgctctggcacacctcttccaactgggctagggccagccaactgaaccgTACCCAGGCACGATTTGTAGCACTTACACTTGTCAAGCCTAGTGAGAAATGGGGGTCAAATGCACccgggcacggttcggatagcctagtgtgagtacaccttGAGACTATGTTTATTTAGATTATATGGTTTTCTTCTTTATTCAGAGGCAGCCACTTCCAATGCTTTTACTAGTTCTGCTTATTCTTCAGGCGAGAATGGTACTCAATTGAATGtggtcttttaaaaataaatcatgatCACAGtagtttattgattgatttttttttttcagatgttacTGAAATAAGCAGCAACAATACAACAGATGTTGCAATCATGTTGCCAAAAACAATCACACCAGATGACTATTCAGCATCTACAGTCGAGGAGAACACTGAACTTGGCTGTAATATCAAAACATAACCCTTTATCTCATTGTCTTTTTAAATAAGACAGTAGTTCATAAGTTGAGTCTGTTTGATTATCTGTTTCCCCCTGTTGTTCCAGTTTCTTCACCCCTGGTCACTTCCGCAACGTCTAATAGTTCTACTTCTACAGGTGAGCATGATGCTGGACTGCACTGTAGAATTGTAACGTTACTCTAATCCTTTCAGAAGTACTTTCTTGAGTGTGATTTAACATTTGTTCTTCCCTCTTTTATCATTTCAGTTTCTTCACACACGTCCACTACAATAATATGTACCAATCCCACTACTACAGGTGAATGTGTTGCCCGCCTGAAATGTGCCCTTAGAAAAGaagtggccaaccctgttcctggagagccaccttcctgtagatttcagttgctacccatatcaaacacacctgaaccaattaattaggacctgaacaccacgtgataattacaggcaggtgagtttgatatgggttgcaactgaaatctgcaggaagttggctctccaggaacagagttggccacccctgctttagaagaAGCACCTCTTTGTACTTTAAAAAGAGCTCAGACATCCTAATTGATCATCCAGTTAACTCCAGCTTTATCTATTTCAGTTCCTTTGCCAACAGTCACGTCCACAACATCTACTAGTTCTACTTCTACAGGTGAGGATGATGCTAGATTGAATGTAAAACTAAAACTCAAACTTCAATAATTAAGTTATTCAtgaacaacatggtaattcagcATCTGAATCTGTTATTACTATTCTAGTTTCTTTAGAGTCAATCAACGCCACAACATCTAATAGTTTTGCTAATTCTACAGGTGAGGATGGTACTAGATCATTTAGAGATTTCCTCTTATGATGTTTAACCTCTCTTTCCATCTGTTTTTGTATCAGTGCCTTTACAGCCTGTCAAGTCCACAATacctactaatactactactgcaGGTAAAGATGACCCTGGACTGGACTGCAATCTTGAAACATAAGCTTCCATATAGTTTCTTTATGGACAACATGATAGTTGCATCTAAGTCTGATTTGCCATGTTTTTGTTTCTTCAGAGCTAGTCACATCCGCCTCATCTAATATTTCTGCTGATACAGGTGAGAAGGATGCTTAACTGAATGTGGTCTTTCATAAATATCATGAAGCCTGTTCTTTGAGTATGATTGGACTTTTTGAATATGGTGTTTTATCAGGGGTTTTACAGCCAAATAATAGTTTTAGTTCCTTTATATGTGGTCACTTCCATCACATTCTACTACTGTAGGCAAATGTATTTCACAACTGAAATGTGGGTCTTAAAAAACTCTCTTTTTCATGAAGAACACCGTAAattatccaacccaggctcattgtggatacgtacccctgtatatatttctgaagagcacgaaatacgtcccaggaggtacatcTCTTCGCAGTTTTTGTTTatgt belongs to Danio rerio strain Tuebingen ecotype United States chromosome 1, GRCz12tu, whole genome shotgun sequence and includes:
- the LOC141375507 gene encoding uncharacterized protein; the protein is MHLFSAGTNMSNTSTTAIPEMSLADVTEISSNNTTDVAIMLPKTITPDDYSASTVEENTELGFSSPLVTSATSNSSTSTVSSHTSTTIICTNPTTTVPLPTVTSTTSTSSTSTVSLESINATTSNSFANSTVPLQPVKSTIPTNTTTAELVTSASSNISADTVSWQSVNSTTPSTTVSLKPVTSATSTSSANFTVPSQPVNSTTSANFTSTGEDNAALDCKA